In a genomic window of Scyliorhinus torazame isolate Kashiwa2021f chromosome 5, sScyTor2.1, whole genome shotgun sequence:
- the LOC140419519 gene encoding uncharacterized protein codes for MEKPWKCGDCGKGYRFPYELETHRRSHTGERPFTCSKCEKGFTKLSNLQTHQRVHTGERPFTCSQCGKGFCNMSHLLRHQRIHTGERPFTCSQCGKGFRDSSHLLSHQQGHTEERPFNCSQCGKGFTQLSHLRIHQRVHTGERPFTCSQCGKGFTQLSNLQTHQQIHTGERPFTCSQCGKGFTPLSTLRRHQRVHTGERPFACSRCGKGFAQLSNLRRHQRVHTGERPSTSQCETGFHV; via the coding sequence atggagaaaccgtggaaatgtggggactgtgggaagggatacagattcccatatgagctggagactcatcgacgcagtcacactggggagaggccgttcacctgctcaaagTGTGAGAAAGGATTTACCAAGTTATCCaacttgcagacacaccagcgagttcacactggggagaggccattcacctgctctcagtgtgggaaaggattttgtaATATGTCCCacctattgagacaccagcgaattcacaccggggagaggccatttacttgCTCCCAATGTGGGAAAGGGTTCCGTGATTCGTCCCACCTATTGAGCCACCAGCAaggtcacactgaggagagaccatttaattgctctcagtgtgggaaaggatttactcaattatctcacctgcggatacaccagcgagttcacactggggagaggccattcacctgctctcagtgtgggaagggattcactcagttatccaacctgcagacacaccaacaaattcacactggggagagaccgtttacatgctctcagtgtgggaagggattcactcctttatccaccctgcggagacatcagcgagttcacactggggagaggccattcgcctgctctcggtgtgggaaaggatttgctcaattatccaacctgaggagacaccagcgagttcacactggggagaggccatccacctctcaatgtgagacgggattccATGTTTAA